From a single Macrobrachium rosenbergii isolate ZJJX-2024 chromosome 9, ASM4041242v1, whole genome shotgun sequence genomic region:
- the LOC136841942 gene encoding uncharacterized protein — translation MPLKYCRSQCYDNVAVMGGHKSGVQERIIEKNTKAVFVSCENHSLNLAGIHAASEESITVTFFGTLDALYNFFSRSTMRWDKLRKAMPITLKSESETRWIAREEAVKPVCHHFDDLVILLEEMSTDLKGNNYDVMGELRTRVKKRMPGGTNVDVGLSAKQEIMRLMKGKSSGLLDDERMKENCLHVGEFYSDLDGNELYEEILDCRMLLASRTDVQIFTPEKLIQFIIQYGDENVFPNLTVAIQLMLTVGISIASCERSFSKLILIMAYLRASMGQDRLNALAFLSSDREEAELINFDDVIDNFASAESRRVQN, via the exons ATGCCACTAAAGTACTGTCGGTCACAGTGTTACGACAACGTTGCAGTCATGGGAGGGCACAAATCTGGTGTGCAAGAGAGGATCATTGAAAAGAACACTAAAGCTGTATTTGTCAGTTGTGAAAACCACTCACTTAATCTAGCTGGTATTCATGCAGCCAGTGAAGAATCAATTACAGTAACCTTTTTTGGCACATTAGATGCACTGTACAATTTCTTCTCACGCTCAACAATGCGATGGGACAAGCTGAGGAAAGCTATGCCAATCACACTAAAATCTGAATCTGAAACCCGATGGATTGCAAGGGAAGAGGCAGTTAAACCAGTTTGTCACCACTTTGATGACTTGGTTATTCTACTGGAAGAAATGTCTACTGATCTAAAAGGAAAT AATTATGATGTTATGGGAGAGCTGAGGACCAGAGTAAAGAAAAGGATGCCAGGAGGAACAAATGTCGATGTAGGCCTCAGTGCAAAACAAGAGATCATGCGTCTAATGAAAG GTAAAAGTTCAGGATTACTGGATGacgagagaatgaaggaaaactgTTTACATGTTGGCGAATTCTACAGTGATTTGGATGGTAATGAACTTTATGAGGAAATCTTAGACTGCAGAATGCTCTTGGCAAGTAGAACGGATGTTCAGATTTTCACTCCAGAGAAGCTCATCCAATTCATTATACAATATGGTGATGAAAATGTTTTCCCAAACTTAACAGTTGCAATCCAACTTATGCTCACAGTAGGAATTTCAATTGCAAGCTGTGAACGTTCGTTCAGTAAACTGATATTGATTATGGCTTATCTCAGAGCCTCAATGGGACAGGATAGACTTAACGCCCTAGCATTTCTTAGTAGTGATCGTGAAGAGGCAGAACTCATTAACTTTGAtgatgttattgataattttgcttCAGCAGAGTCTCGCAGAGTCCAAAATTAA